The following coding sequences lie in one Pseudorasbora parva isolate DD20220531a chromosome 18, ASM2467924v1, whole genome shotgun sequence genomic window:
- the rfesd gene encoding Rieske domain-containing protein gives MDEKKPSRLYYIGKKDDLIQAKRMTVTLDGRDILIIHHQRTFYAMDLQCYHAGSTLETGDIEEINNKPCIVCPKHKYKITLAEGEGLYKAKVPMEGVPTPRWFSKGIKQRVHKVTEVDEDIFVTLSNCPGWIESDYYQTEKGRAELRDAQESEDGDADVNADEDI, from the exons ATGGATGAAAAGAAGCCTTCTCGTTTGTATTATATCGGCAAGAAAGATGATCTCATTCAGGCCAAGAGAATGACTGTAACTCTGGATGGAAGAGATATTCTTATTATACATCATCAGAGAACTTTCTATGCAATGGACCTGCAGTGTTACC atgcTGGCAGTACCTTGGAGACAGGAGATATTGAG GAAATCAACAACAAGCCCTGTATTGTGTGCCCAAAGCACAAGTATAAGATCACTCTGGCTGAAGGTGAGGGGTTATACAAGGCCAAAGTCCCCATGGAAGGAGTCCCTACCCCGCGGTGGTTTTCCAAAGGCATAAAGCAGAGAGTGCACAAAGTGACGGAAGTAGACGAAGACATCTTTGTGACGTTGTCCAATTGCCCCGGGTGGATTGAGTCAGACTATTATCAGACTGAGAAGGGTAGGGCAGAACTGAGAGATGCGCAGGAGTCGGAGGATGGAGACGCAGACGTGAATGCAGATGAAGACATTTAG